In Pectinophora gossypiella chromosome 17, ilPecGoss1.1, whole genome shotgun sequence, one DNA window encodes the following:
- the LOC126374486 gene encoding allergen Tha p 1-like produces MKTILVLCAVLAMALARPDGETYNPAYDSFNAQELVDNERLLKNYGKCFLDKGPCTPEGTDFKKRIPEALRTNCAKCTPKQKELVRTVVRGFQQKLPEVWQELAQKEDPKGEFKEAFEKFLSGKD; encoded by the exons ATGAAAACAATCCTAGTTCTTTGCGCCGTGCTGGCGATGGCTCTCGCCCGCCCTGATGGCGAGACCTACAACCCAGCTTACGACAGCTTCAACGCCCAGGAGCTTGTGGACAACGAACGCCTCCTCAAGAACTACGGCAAGTGCTTCCTCGACAAGGGACCCTGCACACCTGAGGGCACTGACTTCAAGA aacgCATCCCTGAAGCGCTAAGAACGAACTGCGCTAAGTGCACCCCTAAACAAAAGGAGTTGGTACGCACCGTGGTCCGCGGCTTCCAACAGAAGCTTCCTGAAGTCTGGCAGGAGCTCGCACAGAAGGAGGACCCTAAGGGAGAGTTCAAGGAGGCCTTCGAAAAGTTCCTCTCAGGCAAAGACTAA